From Pagrus major chromosome 6, Pma_NU_1.0, one genomic window encodes:
- the fbxo2 gene encoding F-box only protein 2 — translation MTRNLLKNPYGEEQLEFWDLTENGGSQWKVEDMPGDCGYDFCIDGVSKYFVTSFELCLKRQVIDLLAEGYISEQLDAQPTVTVEDWYCGRTDCGCTYQMAACLLDENHEVIQEFKLKPVTLEPDTDDCSWKQVSHSFSEYGPGLRHISFEHGGQDTKFWDGWFGVRVTGSSVTVEM, via the exons ATGACCAGAAACCTGCTGAAGAATCCCTATGGGGAAG AGCAGCTGGAATTCTGGGACCTGACGGAGAATGGAGGGAGTCAGTGGAAGGTGGAAGACATGCCAGGAGACTGTGGCTACGACTTCTGCATCGACGGCGTGTCCAAATACTTTGTAACCTCGTTTGA GCTGTGTCTGAAGAGGCAGGTGATCGACCTATTAGCGGAGGGCTACATCTCTGAACAGTTGGATGCTCAGCCTACCGTCACAGTGGAAGACTG GTACTGTGGGAGGACAGATTGTGGTTGCACCTACCAAATGGCCGCGTGTCTGCTGGATGAGAATCACGAGGTCATACAGGAGTTCAAACTTAAACCAGTGACACTCGAACCTGACACTGATGACTGCTCGTGGAAACAG GTCAGCCATTCATTTTCTGAATACGGCCCTGGATTGCGCCATATCTCCTTCGAACACGGGGGACAAGACACCAAGTTCTGGGACGGCTGGTTTGGAGTCCGTGTCACTGGGAGCTCTGTTACTGTCGAGATGTAA
- the svbp gene encoding small vasohibin-binding protein, whose amino-acid sequence MEPACRKDKSKLNSTPTRGDRARQKSAQQELKQRQRAEIYALNKVMTELEQQQFEAFCKQMQSQGE is encoded by the exons ATGGAGCCTGCCTGCCGTAAAGACAAGTCAAAGCTGAACTCCACCCcgaccagaggagacagagccAGACAGAAGTCTGCACAGCAAGAGCTCAAACAGCgacagagagcagag ATTTATGCGTTGAACAAGGTAATGACGGAgttggagcagcagcagtttgaggCCTTTTGTAAACAGATGCAGTCACAAGGAGAATGA